CTACCTCGAAGTCGCCGCGGGCGTCGTCACGTTCATCCTGCTCGGCCGCTGGCTGGAGGCCCGCTCCAAGCGGAAGGCGGGCTCGGCGCTGCGCGCGCTGCTCGAACTGGGGGCCAAGGACGTGGCGGTCCTGCGGGACGGCACCGAGCAGCGCGTGCCGGTGGGCCGACTGGTGGTGGGGGACCGGTTCGTCGTACGTCCCGGGGAGACCGTCGCGACCGACGGCACCGTCGAGGAGGGCGCATCCGCCGTCGACGCCTCGATGCTGACCGGCGAGTCCGTGCCGGTCGACGTGGGCGCCGGAGCCGCCGTGACCGGGGGCACCGTGAACGTCTCCGGGCGCCTCGTCGTGCGGGCGACCCGGGTCGGCTCGGACACCCGACTCGCCCGGATGGCGCGGCTCGTCGAGGACGCGCAGACCGGCAAGGCGCAGGTGCAGCGTCTCGCCGACCGGATCGCCGGCGTCTTCGTGCCGGTGGTGCTGCTCATCGCGGTCGGTACGCTCGGCGGCTGGCTGGGCGCCACGGGCGACGCGACCGCCGCGTTCACCGCAGCCGTCGCCGTCCTGATCATCGCCTGCCCCTGCGCGCTCGGCCTCGCCACGCCGACCGCCCTGATGGTCGGCACCGGCCGGGGCGCCCAACTCGGCATCCTCATCAAGGGCCCGGAGGTCCTGGAGTCCACGCGTCGCGTCGACACCGTCGTCCTGGACAAGACGGGGACGGTGACGACGGGCCGCATGGAGCTGACGGACGTCCACGTCGCCGGGGACACCCAGGAGCTGCTCCTGCTCCGCCTCGCGGGCGCCCTGGAACACGCCTCCGAGCACCCGGTGGCCCGCGCCGTCACGGCGGGCGCCGCCGCGCGCCTCGGCATCGACGCCGGGGAGCTTCCCACGCCGGAGCGGTTCGAGAACGTCGCCGGGGCGGGAGTGCGCGGCACGGTGGACGGGCACGAGGTGCTGGCGGGCCGCGAGCGGCTCCTCGCGGAGGCCGGGGTGACGGATCTGGAGACCGTGGCCAAGCTGCGGGACGACGCGGAGGCCGCCGGGCGCACGGCTGTCCTGGTCGCCTGGGACGGCGCCGCACGCGGCGTCCTGGCTGTCGCGGACGCCCTGAAGGAGACCAGCGCGGACGCGGTGCGGGAGCTGCGGGCGCTCGGTATGACGCCGGTGCTGCTCACGGGCGACAACGAGGCCGTCGCGCGGACGGTCGCCGACGCGGTGGGCATCGCGCCGGACGCGGTGTTCGCGGAGGTCCTGCCGCAGGACAAGGTCGACGTCGTACGGCGGTTGCAGGGCGAGGGCAAGGTCGTGGCGATGGTCGGGGACGGCGTGAACGACGCGGCCGCGCTCGCCACCGCCGATCTGGGGCTCGCGATGGGCACCGGCACGGACGCGGCGATCGAGGCGAGCGACCTGACATTGGTGCGCGGGGACTTGCGGGTCGCGGCCGACGCCATCAGGCTCTCCCGGAAGACCCTCGCCACCATCAAGGGCAATCTCTTCTGGGCCTTCGGCTACAACGTCGCCGCACTGCCGCTCGCCGCCGCCGGTCTCCTCAATCCGATGATCGCGGGGGCCGCGATGGCCTTCTCCTCGGTCTTCGTGGTCACCAACAGTCTTCGTCTGAGTACGTTCAGATAACGATCGCGGGCGCTCACATACCGTCTTCACAAGGTCGTTTCAGCACCCACACCCCTTTCCCGAGATCCACATATCGGGGATCTTGCGCATGTACTGGACATATGCAAGAGACGCAGATCACAGTGTTTGCAACGTAACCATTGAGGGGGGTCGCGAGTCTAATGGGGCGATGCAGGAAGATGTCTTGGGGGACGTCTTCCGACATCGAGGGACATCTTGGGGGATGTTCCTGGATATTGCGTTGCCGGGGCACGTGCACCGGGGAGCTTTGAGCGGCCCTCCCGTACGTACGCGTCCCGGCAGACCGCAGGGCCGCCACAGACGCCCGGCCGGATCCCGTGGGGGGAATCCGCACCGGGAAAAAGGGAAGCGCCCCGACCGTCGACCCGTGGGGGGATCGGCGGCGGGGCGCTTTCCGCTCTGCGGAGCGTTGCCGAGGTGCGACCGGGAAGGTCAGCGGCCCTCGACGGGGACGAAGTCGCGGAGGACCTCACCCGTGTAGATCTGGCGCGGGCGGCCGATGCGCGAACCCGGCTCCTTGATCATCTCGTGCCACTGGGCGATCCAGCCCGGCAGGCGGCCGAGGGCGAACAGGACCGTGAACATCTCGGTCGGGAAGCCCATCGCGCGGTAGATGAGGCCCGTGTAGAAGTCGACGTTCGGGTAGAGCTTGCGCTCGACGAAGTAGTCGTCGGCCAGCGCGTGCTCCTCCAGCTTCAGGGCGATGTCCAGCAGCTCGTCGGACTTGCCGAGCGCCGAGAGGACGTCGTGCGCCGCCGCCTTGATGATCTTCGCCCGGGGGTCGAAGTTCTTGTAGACGCGGTGCCCGAAGCCCATGAGCTTCACGCCGTCTTCCTTGTTCTTCACCTTGCGGATGAAGGTGTCGACGTCGCCGCCGGACGCCTGGATGCCTTCGAGCATCTCCAGGACCGACTGGTTGGCGCCGCCGTGCAGCGGGCCCCACAGGGCCGAGATGCCGGCGGAGATCGAGGCGAACATGTTCGCCTGCGAGGAGCCGACCAGACGCACGGTGGACGTCGAACAGTTCTGCTCGTGGTCCGCGTGCAGGATCAGGAGCTTGTCGAGCGCGTTGACCACGACCGGGTCCAGCTCGTACTCGGCGGCGGGCACCGAGAACGTCATGCGCAGGAAGTTCTCGACGTAGCCGAGGTCGTTGCGCGGGTAGACGACCGGGTGGCCCTGCGACTTCTTGTACGCGTACGCCGCGATCGTCGGAAGCTTGGCGAGAAGGCGGATCGTCGAAAGGTGACGCTGCTTCTCGTCGAACGGGTTGTGGCTGTCCTGGTAGAACGTCGACAGCGCGCTGACCACGGACGACAGCATCGCCATCGGGTGGGCGTCACGCGGGAAGCCGTCGTAGAACCGCTTGACGTCCTCGTGCAGCAGGGTGTGCTGCGTGATCTCGTTCTTGAAGGTGGCCAGCTCGTCGACCTTCGGCAGCTCGCCGTTGATCAGGAGGTACGCCACCTCGGTGAAGGTGGAGCGCTCGGCCAGCTGCTCGATCGGGTAGCCGCGGTACCGGAGGATGCCCTGTTCACCGTCGAGATAGGTGATGGCGGATTTATAGGCGGCGGTGTTGCCGTAGCCGCTGTCCAGGGTCACCAGACCGGTCTGGGCGCGGAGCTTCCCGATGTCGAAGCCCTTGTCGCCGACGGTCGACTCGATCACCGGGTAGGTGTACTCGTCATCGCCGTACCGCAGTACTACACCGTTGTTAGCGTTCTCGCTCACGTCATCCCTCACCGACGTTGTGCCTCTTCTTCGAGGTGCCCTGACTGTCTCTACCATCCCCCATTTGGCCCTGGAGAGTGCACTCGGGGTCGACCATTGGGCCTATTGGCGGCACTCAGTGCCGCCAACCTGCTCATCCTGCCCCCTTCGCCCCGGTTCCGGAAGTCCTGTGTGAGGTTTCCTACTCGTTTGATCGATCAAAATATCCAGGGCCTGCTCCGCGGCGCCCGGGAAGCCCGGAAAGCCGGAAGTCCAGGGCCGTGCAGCGCCTGCCCGCGGAGACCGTGCGCACTGCCTGCCCCAGAGCCTTGCGCGAACCGACCAGGACGACCAGCCTCTTGGCGCGTGTCACGGCGGTGTAGAGCAGATTGCGCTGCAGCATCATCCAGGCGCCGGTGGTGACCGGGATCACCACCGCCGGATATTCACTGCCCTGGGAGCGGTGGATCGTCACCGCGTAGGCATGTGCCAGCTCGTCCAGTTCGTCGAAGTCGTACGGCACTTCCTCGTCCTCGTCCGTGCGGACGGTGAGCCGCTGCTCGTCGGTGTCGAGCGCGGTGACGACGCCAACCGTGCCGTTGAAGACGCCGTTCTGTCCTTTCTCATAGTTGTTACGGATTTGGGTGACCTTGTCGCCCACGCGGAACACCCGGCCGCCGAACCGCTTCTCGGGCAGGTCGGGTCTGGCGGGCGTGATGGCCTGCTGGAGGAGGCCGTTGAGGTTCCCCGCGCCGGCGGGGCCGCGGTGCATGGGCGCGAGGACCTGCACGTCGCGCCGCGGGTCGAGACCGAACTTCTTGGGGATGCGGTGCGCGGCGACGTCCACCGTCACGCGGCCCGCGTCCTCGGTCTCCTCCTCGACGAAGAGGAAGAAGTCCTTCATGCCCTGGGTGATGGGCGGGACACCGGAGTTGATGCGGTGGGCGTTGGTGACGACGCCCGACTCCTGGGCCTGCCGGAAGATGCGGGTGAGGCGGACGGCGGGGATCGGGCTCTCGTCGCTGAGCATGTCCCGCAGCACTTCTCCGGCACCGACGCTGGGCAGCTGGTCGACGTCGCCGACGAAGAGCAGGTGGGCGCCGGGCGGGACGGCCTTCACCAGCTTGTTGGCGAGCAGCAGGTCGAGCATCGACGCCTCGTCGACGACGACCAGATCGGCGTCGAGCGGCCGCTCCTTGTCGTACGCCGCGTCTCCCCCGGGTCTCAGTTCGAGCAGCCGGTGCACGGTGGAGGCCTCGGCTCCGGTGAGCTCGGCGAGGCGCTTGGCGGCGCGACCGGTCGGGGCGGCGAGGACGACCTTCGCCTTCTTCGCGCGAGCCAGCTCGACGACGGAGCGGACCGTGAAGGACTTGCCGCAGCCGGGTCCGCCGGTGAGGACGGCGACCTTCTGCGTCAGGGCGAGCCTGACCGCCTCCTTCTGTTCGGGCGCGAGCTCGGCGCCGGTGCGGGCCGCGAGCCAGGCGAGCGCCTTGTCCCAGGCGACGTCCTGGAAGGCGGGCATGCGGTCGTCGCCGGTCTTCAGGAGCCGCGACAGCTGCCCGGCGAGGGACAGTTCGGCACGGTGGAAGGGGACGAGGTAGACGGCGGTGATGTCGTCGCCCCCGTCCGGATCGGGCAGCGCCTCGCGGACGACGCCCTCCTCCTCCCCCGCGAGTTCGGCGAGGCAGTCGATGACCAGGCCCGTGTCGACCTGGAGCAGCTTCACCGCGTCCGCGATGAGGCGCTCCTCCGGGAGATAGCAGTTTCCCTGGTCGGTGGATTGCGAAAGGGCGTACTGGAGACCGGCTTTGACGCGCTCGGGACTGTCGTGCGGGATGCCGACGGACTGCGCGATGCGGTCGGCGGTGAGGAAGCCGATGCCCCAGACGTCGGCGGCGAGGCGATAGGGCTCGTTCTTCACCACGGAGATCGACGCGTCCGCGTACTTCTTGTAAATACGCACGGCGATGGAGGTGGAGACGCCGACCCCCTGGAGGAAGACCATGACTTCCTTGATGGCCTTCTGCTCCTCCCAGGCGGCGGCGATCATCTTCGTCCGCTTGGGTCCGAGCCCGGGCACTTCGACGAGGCGCTTGGGCGCGGTCTCGATGATGTCGAGGGTGTCGACGCCGAAGTGGGTGGTGATGCGGTCGGCCATGACGGGGCCGATGCCCTTGATGAGGCCGGAGCCGAGATAGCGGCGGATGCCCTGGATGGTGGCGGGCAGCACCGTCGTGTAGTTCTCGACCGTGAACTGTTTTCCGTACTGCGGGTGGGAGCCCCAGCGGCCGTGCATGCGCAGCGATTCGCCCGCCTGCGCGCCGAGCAGCGCGCCGACGACGGTGAGCAGGTCACCGGAGCCGCGGCCCGTGTCTACGCGCGCGACCGTGTAACCCGTCTCTTCGTTGGCGTACGTGATGCGTTCGAGGACCCCCTCGAGCACCGCCATCGCCGCAGCTGGACTCGACATGATCCGACGCTACCGCCCCGCACCGACAGCGCGGTGAGCCTGTGGACAACTTGCGCGCCGCGGACGGCGGCGGCCTGTGGACAAATGCGCGCCGCGGACGGCGGCGGCCGGAGAACTTCGAAGGGGCCTGGCCTCCCAGCCAGACCCCCTCGGGTTTTCCCTCCCCTGTCAGAACTCGCGATCCCCCCGGATCCCCCGGATCCCCCCAGATCCTGGTTCCCCCCTCATAAGCCCTGACGCCATATACGACACGCGTCGTGCCCGGAGGGTTGCACCGTGTTGCCAATTTTTTTTGCCCGGCTCCAGGTGCTGACAAAGCGGGGCAGACGTAGCGTTTGTCGCATGAGCGATGATTCCCAGGCCTCCGAGTCCCGGTCCTTCGAGCAGGACGTCCTCGACGAGCTCGGCGACGACCGGCTCCAGGAGATCGCGGGTGTGCTCGGCACGGACGCGTCCGGCGCGCAGGACGTCGTGGGCACGACCGTGTCCGCGCTCTCCGGCGACATCCAGGGCCGCGCCGCCGACCCCGCGGAGGCCGACGAGGTACGGCAGGCCTTCAGCGAGGTCGGGCCCGCCGATCCGACCCTGCAAGGGGTGGCCACCCTCGGCGGCCTCGGCGGCCTCGCCGGGGGCGGGATGATGGCCGGCATGCTCGCCAAGATGAGCAGGCCGGTGGCGAACGCGGTCTCCAAGAAGACCGGCATCCCCGCGCCGCAGGTCACCCGCGTGATCGAGATGCTGATCCCCGTCGTGCTCGCGGTGGTCTCCAAGAGGGCGGCGCGGACCAAGGGACCCGGTGGTGCACCGAACGGGTCGGCGGCCTCCTCCGGCGGCGGGCTCGGCGACCTCCTCGGCCAGATCCTGGGCGGCAGGAAGTAGACAGGCGGACCTTGGGCCCTACGCGTGCGTGCGGAACCGTTCGGCCGTCTCCCTCAACACCTCGCCCCCGTCCCGCGCCCACAGCTCCTCGTTGAAGATCTCCACCTCGATCGCGCCGCGGTACCCGGCGGCGTCGACGGCCGCACGGAAGGCCCTGAAGTCGACGCTGCCGTCCCCCAATTGCCCGCGCCCCAGGAGCACGCCCGCGGGCAACGGCGTGATCCAGTCCGCGAGTTGGAAGGCGTGCAGACGGCCGTCGCGGCCCGCCCTCGCGATCTGCGCGGGCGCCTGGTCGTCCCACCACACGTGGTAGGTGTCCACGACGACGCCGACCTGGCGCGCGGGGAAGCGTTCCGCGAGGTCGAGTGCCTGGCCGAGGGTGGAGACGACGCAGCGGTCCGAGGCGAACATCGGGTGGAGCGGCTCGATGGCGAGGCGCACGCCCCGCTCCTCGGCGTAGGGCCCGAGGACGGCCAGCGCGTCCGCGATGCGCTCGCGCGCCCCCGCCAGGTCCTTGCTGCCGGCCGGGAGGCCGCCCGAGACCAGGACCAGGGTGTCCGTGCCGAGCGCCGCCGCCTCGTCGACCGCCGCGCGGTTGTCGTCGAGGGCACGCGTGCGTGGCGCCCCCTCGATGTCCGTGAGGAAGCCGCCCCTGCACAGGCTCGTCACCGTGAGCCCGGTGTCCCGCATGAGGCGGGCGGTGCGCTCGACCCCGTACTCCTGGACGGGTGCGCGCCACAGGCCGACGGCTCCGATGCCCTCCTTGGCGCAGCCCTCGGCGAGTTCGGGCAGGGACCACTGCTTGATGGTCTCCTGGTTGATGCTCAGCCGCGACGACGGCACCGGCTCGCTCATTGGGGCACTCCGTGGACGGTGAGCAGGGATCGCATACGGTCGGCGGCGAGGCCCGGGTCGGGGAACAGGCCGAGTGCGTCGGCCAGTTCGTAGGCGCGGGCCAGGTGGGGCAGCGAGCGGGCCGACTGCAGGCCGCCGACCATCGTGAAGTGCGTCTGGTGCCCGGCCAGCCAGGCGAGCAGGACGACGCCGGTCTTGTAGTAGCGGGTCGGGGTTCGGAAGAGGTGCCGGGAGAGCTCGACGGTGGGGTCGAGGAGGGCGCGGAAGCGCTTCACGTCCCCCGTGTCCAGGGCTCGCACGGCCTCCGCGGCGAGGGGGCCCAGCGGGTCGAAGATGCCGAGCAGGGCGTGGCTGAAGCCGTGGTCGTCCCCGGCGATCAGTTCGGGGTAGTTGAAGTCGTCGCCGGTGTAGCAGCGCACGCCCTCGGGGAGGCGGCGGCGCAGGGCGATCTCGCGGTCGGCGTCCAGGAGGGAGACCTTGATGCCGTCGACCTTGTCGGGGTGGGCTCCGATCACCTCCAGGAAGGTGTCGGTGGCCGCGTCCAGGTCGGCGGCGCCCCAGTAGCCCTCCAGGGCGGGGTCGAACATGGGGCCCAGCCAGTGCAGGATCACGGGTTCGGAGGCCTGGCGCAGGAGATGGCCGTACGTCTCCACGTAGTCGTCCGGCGACGTGGCCGCGGCGGCCAGGGCCCGGGAGGCCATGAGGATCGGCTGGGCGCCCGCCGCGTCGACGAGGGCGAGCTGCTCCTCGTAGGCGTTCCTGACCTGCGGCAGGGTTGCCGGGCCCGCGAGTTGGTCGGTGCCGACGCCGCAGGCGATGCGCCCCCCGACGGCCTTCGCCTCGGCGCTCGACCGGCGGATCAGCTCGGCCGCTCCCGCCCAGTCCAGGCCCATGCCCCGCTGGGCGGTGTCCATGGCCTCGGCGACGCCCAGGCCGTGCGACCAGAGGTGGCGGCGGAAGGCGAGGGTGGCGTCCCAGTCGACGGCGGCGGGGCCGTCCGGTGACACGTCGGCGAACGGGTCGGCGACGACGTGCGCGGCGGAGAAGACGGTGCGCGAGGTGAGCGGGGGGCCATCGGCGGTCGTGGGCGGCGGTTCGGCGCGCGGTGTGTACGCGCGCGTGCCGCCGCCCACGACGGGGAGCAGGAGGGTGGTCACAGCGCGATCTCCGGTACGTCGATGCGCCGTCCCTCGGCGGACGACTTGAGCCCCAGTTCGGCGAGCTGCACGCCGCGTGCGCCCGCGAGGAGGTCCCAGCGGTAGGGGCCGTCCGCGTAGACGTGCTTGAGGAAGAGCTCCCACTGTGCCTTGAAGCCGTTGTCGAAGTCGCCGTTGTCGGGCACCTCCTGCCACTGGTCGCGGAAGGAGTGGGCGGCGGGCAGGTCCGGGTTCCAGACCGGCTTCGGCGTCGTACCGCGGTGCTGCACCCGGCAGTTGCGCAGGCCCGCGACGGCGGACCCCTCGGTCCCGTCGACCTGGAACTCCACGAGCTCGTCGCGGTTGACGCGCACCGTCCAGGACGAGTTGATCTGCGCGACGGCGCCGCCGTCCAGCTCGAAGATGCCGTACGCGGCGTCGTCGGCGGTGGCGTCGTAGGGCTTGTCGCGCTCGTCCCAGCGCTGCGGGACGTGCGTGGCGGTGAGCGCCTGGACGCTGCGCACGCGGCCGAACAGCTCGTGCAGGACGTACTCCCAGTGCGGGAACATGTCGACGACGATGCCGCCGCCGTCCTCGCTCCGGTAGTTCCAGGACGGGCGCTGGGCGGGCTGCCAGTCGCCCTCGAAGACCCAGTAGCCGAACTCGCCGCGCACCGACAGGATCCGCCCGAAGAAGCCGCCGTCGATCAGCCGCTTCAGTTTGCGCAGGCCCGGCAGAAAGAGCTTGTCCTGTACGACCCCGTGCTTGATGCCCGCGGCCTCGGCGAGGCGTGCCAGGCCGAGCGCGGCCTCGAGCCCGGTGGCGCTCGGCTTCTCGGTGTAGATGTGCTTGCCCGCGGCGATGGCGCGCTTGAGTGCGTCCTCGCGCGCGGAGGTGACCTGCGCGTCGAAGTAGATGTCGACGGACGGGTCGGCGAGGACCGCGTCGAGGTCGGTGGAGTACTCCTCCAGGCCGTGCTGAGCCGCGAGGGC
The sequence above is a segment of the Streptomyces sp. Je 1-369 genome. Coding sequences within it:
- a CDS encoding heavy metal translocating P-type ATPase, which encodes MTEVELAVGGMTCASCSSRIEKKLNRMEGVTATVNLATEKAKVSFGETEDGTAVEVAQLIALVEKLGYTAEEIVPPPPEPLDGPPGGGPAPTTADITEPDTLRQRLIVSAVLSLPVVLLAMVPALQFDFWQWLSLTLAAPVVVWGGLPFHRAAFTNLRHGAATMDTLVSVGTLAAFGWSLWALFVGDAGMPGMRHGFDFTASPGDGASTIYLEVAAGVVTFILLGRWLEARSKRKAGSALRALLELGAKDVAVLRDGTEQRVPVGRLVVGDRFVVRPGETVATDGTVEEGASAVDASMLTGESVPVDVGAGAAVTGGTVNVSGRLVVRATRVGSDTRLARMARLVEDAQTGKAQVQRLADRIAGVFVPVVLLIAVGTLGGWLGATGDATAAFTAAVAVLIIACPCALGLATPTALMVGTGRGAQLGILIKGPEVLESTRRVDTVVLDKTGTVTTGRMELTDVHVAGDTQELLLLRLAGALEHASEHPVARAVTAGAAARLGIDAGELPTPERFENVAGAGVRGTVDGHEVLAGRERLLAEAGVTDLETVAKLRDDAEAAGRTAVLVAWDGAARGVLAVADALKETSADAVRELRALGMTPVLLTGDNEAVARTVADAVGIAPDAVFAEVLPQDKVDVVRRLQGEGKVVAMVGDGVNDAAALATADLGLAMGTGTDAAIEASDLTLVRGDLRVAADAIRLSRKTLATIKGNLFWAFGYNVAALPLAAAGLLNPMIAGAAMAFSSVFVVTNSLRLSTFR
- a CDS encoding citrate synthase, with the protein product MSENANNGVVLRYGDDEYTYPVIESTVGDKGFDIGKLRAQTGLVTLDSGYGNTAAYKSAITYLDGEQGILRYRGYPIEQLAERSTFTEVAYLLINGELPKVDELATFKNEITQHTLLHEDVKRFYDGFPRDAHPMAMLSSVVSALSTFYQDSHNPFDEKQRHLSTIRLLAKLPTIAAYAYKKSQGHPVVYPRNDLGYVENFLRMTFSVPAAEYELDPVVVNALDKLLILHADHEQNCSTSTVRLVGSSQANMFASISAGISALWGPLHGGANQSVLEMLEGIQASGGDVDTFIRKVKNKEDGVKLMGFGHRVYKNFDPRAKIIKAAAHDVLSALGKSDELLDIALKLEEHALADDYFVERKLYPNVDFYTGLIYRAMGFPTEMFTVLFALGRLPGWIAQWHEMIKEPGSRIGRPRQIYTGEVLRDFVPVEGR
- a CDS encoding ATP-dependent RecD-like DNA helicase, translated to MAVLEGVLERITYANEETGYTVARVDTGRGSGDLLTVVGALLGAQAGESLRMHGRWGSHPQYGKQFTVENYTTVLPATIQGIRRYLGSGLIKGIGPVMADRITTHFGVDTLDIIETAPKRLVEVPGLGPKRTKMIAAAWEEQKAIKEVMVFLQGVGVSTSIAVRIYKKYADASISVVKNEPYRLAADVWGIGFLTADRIAQSVGIPHDSPERVKAGLQYALSQSTDQGNCYLPEERLIADAVKLLQVDTGLVIDCLAELAGEEEGVVREALPDPDGGDDITAVYLVPFHRAELSLAGQLSRLLKTGDDRMPAFQDVAWDKALAWLAARTGAELAPEQKEAVRLALTQKVAVLTGGPGCGKSFTVRSVVELARAKKAKVVLAAPTGRAAKRLAELTGAEASTVHRLLELRPGGDAAYDKERPLDADLVVVDEASMLDLLLANKLVKAVPPGAHLLFVGDVDQLPSVGAGEVLRDMLSDESPIPAVRLTRIFRQAQESGVVTNAHRINSGVPPITQGMKDFFLFVEEETEDAGRVTVDVAAHRIPKKFGLDPRRDVQVLAPMHRGPAGAGNLNGLLQQAITPARPDLPEKRFGGRVFRVGDKVTQIRNNYEKGQNGVFNGTVGVVTALDTDEQRLTVRTDEDEEVPYDFDELDELAHAYAVTIHRSQGSEYPAVVIPVTTGAWMMLQRNLLYTAVTRAKRLVVLVGSRKALGQAVRTVSAGRRCTALDFRLSGLPGRRGAGPGYFDRSNE
- a CDS encoding DUF937 domain-containing protein; its protein translation is MSDDSQASESRSFEQDVLDELGDDRLQEIAGVLGTDASGAQDVVGTTVSALSGDIQGRAADPAEADEVRQAFSEVGPADPTLQGVATLGGLGGLAGGGMMAGMLAKMSRPVANAVSKKTGIPAPQVTRVIEMLIPVVLAVVSKRAARTKGPGGAPNGSAASSGGGLGDLLGQILGGRK
- a CDS encoding sugar phosphate isomerase/epimerase family protein, producing the protein MSEPVPSSRLSINQETIKQWSLPELAEGCAKEGIGAVGLWRAPVQEYGVERTARLMRDTGLTVTSLCRGGFLTDIEGAPRTRALDDNRAAVDEAAALGTDTLVLVSGGLPAGSKDLAGARERIADALAVLGPYAEERGVRLAIEPLHPMFASDRCVVSTLGQALDLAERFPARQVGVVVDTYHVWWDDQAPAQIARAGRDGRLHAFQLADWITPLPAGVLLGRGQLGDGSVDFRAFRAAVDAAGYRGAIEVEIFNEELWARDGGEVLRETAERFRTHA
- a CDS encoding dihydrodipicolinate synthase family protein, with the protein product MLPVVGGGTRAYTPRAEPPPTTADGPPLTSRTVFSAAHVVADPFADVSPDGPAAVDWDATLAFRRHLWSHGLGVAEAMDTAQRGMGLDWAGAAELIRRSSAEAKAVGGRIACGVGTDQLAGPATLPQVRNAYEEQLALVDAAGAQPILMASRALAAAATSPDDYVETYGHLLRQASEPVILHWLGPMFDPALEGYWGAADLDAATDTFLEVIGAHPDKVDGIKVSLLDADREIALRRRLPEGVRCYTGDDFNYPELIAGDDHGFSHALLGIFDPLGPLAAEAVRALDTGDVKRFRALLDPTVELSRHLFRTPTRYYKTGVVLLAWLAGHQTHFTMVGGLQSARSLPHLARAYELADALGLFPDPGLAADRMRSLLTVHGVPQ
- a CDS encoding Gfo/Idh/MocA family protein, encoding MTRKTVRIAMNGVTGRMGHHQHLVRSILALRAQGGLDLDDGTVLWPEPVLVGRREHALRALAAQHGLEEYSTDLDAVLADPSVDIYFDAQVTSAREDALKRAIAAGKHIYTEKPSATGLEAALGLARLAEAAGIKHGVVQDKLFLPGLRKLKRLIDGGFFGRILSVRGEFGYWVFEGDWQPAQRPSWNYRSEDGGGIVVDMFPHWEYVLHELFGRVRSVQALTATHVPQRWDERDKPYDATADDAAYGIFELDGGAVAQINSSWTVRVNRDELVEFQVDGTEGSAVAGLRNCRVQHRGTTPKPVWNPDLPAAHSFRDQWQEVPDNGDFDNGFKAQWELFLKHVYADGPYRWDLLAGARGVQLAELGLKSSAEGRRIDVPEIAL